CACGAATTACGATCTCTCAGACTCTCCAAATCATCGGGCCTCGCAACGCCGCCTACCCGGGTAAGGTAATGGTGCATGTCCAAGATCTGACTCTCGCGGGTGTTAAGTTGGTTATAAGAATGCGTCAGGGGTCCATCCAGAGCGTAGCCGTAAGACCATACGATCATGACGGCGTAGTACAAGATCCAGGGTCTGTTGAGTAAGTAATCGTCCCTCGCGCTGTAAGTGAAGCGCAGTGGCGGCGGCATTCCATTCTGCTTCACATTGCCCTCTTCGTCCACTTCGGGCTGAGGGAGGAGTACCTCGCACAGGAAGCGCAACGCGTGGAAAACTGCGTCTCGGGCTGTTGCGCTCGGTGCCCACCGCTCACACATGTTCCGTCGCACAATCGCCCGATCAGCGTCCGTTACTTCTCGGCCTAGAGAGCGTGGTGCGCCCGCAAACATCTCGCAGTCCACAATTGCGATGTGCATAGCCATATGCGCTAGACTGTGCAGACAAGTGTTTGACTCGAAGACGTTATCGCGGTGGTCCTTGTGGCATCTTGATTTGTTCTCGGACTGCGAGACCGGTAAGTAATCGTTCGAGTCATTCGTGCTCGAGCTCAAGCTTTCGTCAAAGTCATTGCGCCAGTGGTCAAAGGCAGCCCTCAAGGTCGATTGCCACCCCTTAGAATTGCCAGTCCCAACGCCCAAGGATTTTACTGACTCGTCACGCTGGCTCAGTTGCCAGCAGTAATTGAGTAAGCCAGCCATGAGGATGACACGGTTAAAGACATTGGGGGTTCGGACTTTCTGTCCAGCAAGGCACTTCTTCAGCCCTTCCATGAACATTGTTGGTTTGATGCCATTTGCGAGCAGGCTGGCCTCGGTCCTTCGAACTTCTGCACTACTAGTAGCGGACCACAGAGCCTCGTCACATGGAAGCTGGAGTCGGATGTCATGCGGCGACATCACGGCGGCATGCCCGAATAGCGTCGCGTGTGTCGAATCGATGATGAACGCTGCGAAAGCGACTCGCTTTGTTGCCTCGACTGTAATCCATCGATTCCACCACGCATCAGGCGTGTTGACACCGCTAGTGTTGACAGTGCCTTCTGGTCCAGGTGGCGTTCTGGTAGGGTCTTGTCCACTGATCGCTGGCGCAGCACCCGAGCCAGAAGGGGTCTCGATCACAGCTCGACCAATCAGTGACGACCCTCTTCGCATGACCGTAAGGGTAGTCGCATGGTGAATGTGCGCCCTTTCGTGCAAATCTCGAGTGCTGTACATCTTCTCGAAAAGTTCAAGCAACAGCATAGTCTGGAATGTCCACAGCTTTGCTGTGGGCCTGAACTCCGCGTCTTTGAACACTTCCCATCGTATATGATGCGCACAGAAGAATGCAAGCTCCGCGCAGTTCTTGATGAGTTCGGCAGCATGGGTGCGCTCCAAGCAACATGCTCCCAGACACGACATAGCCAGAAGTAAGAGATCCGGGCAGGTCTCCGGGTTAAAAGTCGGTCGATGCATGATAGGCATCTGCTGATGAGTGTGCAGCCAGTAGCTGGTTATGTACGTCTTCAGCATGTTGACACTCAGTGGATGGTTGTCATCGTCTGTGTCGCCAGCCAGGATGTCTTCCTTACACTTGCGTCCGGGCAATCTTTCAACATCGTCGAATGATCTGACCATTGCGATGAGGCGCGCTTGCTTCTTTTCCGTGACAATGCACTCTCGCATACTCAGGTCCATGCCGTTGATCGTCGGAGATATATTCTCCTCCCAATTCTCGGGCTTCGATGACTGCTCATCAACAACCGTTGGAGGCTCAAACTTTGGCAGCGGCGCCCCAGGTAGCTGCGACTGATACACCATTTGGTCCCCAGGCGGCGAGGGTTCCTCCATCATGCTGAAGTTGCCGGTTTCGAAGAGTTGTTGAATAAAGTGGGCGTCGCCCATTCCAGGTTGCGGCGAATGGTTAAAGCCATCGCCGCCAAACACCGCCATGGCATATCCGGAGGGAAATTGGTCGAAGTTATTGAAGTCAGCCATGCTGCCAATGCTCGATGGCGGAATGTCATATTGACTGGCACCGCTCATTGCTGGAGGCGACATTGCCGTTCCTGGACCGGGACCACCTGGGCCGCTATAACTCTGTGGTAGCTGGAAAGCGGGCAGAGAAGGCAGCTGGGTGTAGCCGCCGTTCATGGCAGATACGAGCGGTTGACCAGCAGTCGAAGGGTACGACGGCTGAGCGTACATTTGGTTACCCTGCGCAGGGGATGACATAGGTGGTGGGTGAAGTGGCaattgctgctgctgctgcacCTGACCGTAACCGTTTTGCATTGATACCGGTCGCTCCTGCTGTCCGTCCATGCTATAACGCCTCGTCGTTGCCGGCGATGTTGGAGGCGGCATCATCTGTCCGGATCCAGGGTAGCGATTCTGATACGCGCTGTAAGGCGCGCCGTTGAGCTGAGCACCGACTCCAGGCTCGGTCTGTAGCGGAGGCAGACTGGGCATTGGGACTTGGTCATGATGCTGCTCACCGTTCGGCCTGTACGGCTGCACCTGTTGCGCAGTCGGCGGCAGGTACGTTCCTGCTTGCGAGCTCGACTGTTGCTGCCGTGGGTGAGCAGAGTCGACCGGGGACACTATCGACGCGGCAGCCGACGCTTTCAGTCCAAACTCGGGTGATGTTCCGTCTGAGTTCGCGGCAGCCGTGCGCTGGCTGTTCATAAAGGCATCCTTGCGTTGGAGGTGAGAACCCTTGGCCGTGTGTCGTTCCCTGTGCCGCGCACAGAGGTCTGCGCGAACAAAGTACCGGTCGCATCCGGGGAAGTCGCAATTATAGTGGCGCTTGGGCGTGTCTAAGGCATTGTCAGTACTTCCTTGCATCAAGCTTGGCGTGGAGTCGAGGACGAACGGTTCAGCTGATGTCGGTACAAATGTTCTGCGCGCGAGTACGACTTGCCGCAGCCCTTCGTCGGACATTCGTACTTCTTGTCCGTCGTCTTGATGATGCGGCGCTTCTTCTTGGGCTTGTTCTCGGACACGTCGTCCACCTCGTGCTCGGCGTCGTCCACAGTCCCATCGTTGCTGCTGCCGGGACGCTGTTCCGCCGCTTTGTTCATAGCTTTCGATCCTGGAACGCCCGACATGATCATCTCCTGCTACTGTAACCCACTCTCGACGTATGGCGGTAGTTGCTTGGTTCCGGTTCTTGGTTGGTCAGCATCGCATGCGAGTGTATGCGATGCGCGAGCGCTCTCTTCATGTCCTGCTCAACCCAACTGCCTCGCTGTCGTCGCTGGGGGGGTGAGGGTCACGAGGATGTAGAGTGTTGTTCGCAAGTTCGCAAGGCAGGAGCGCGGTCACAGATGCCCGTGTATGACGAAGGGATTGGGCACGCGGACAGTGACAACTGCGGTTGCACGGCAGGTCACAGTGACTAGGAAGGCTGCGTGTAGCTGCGGAGGTGGATCTGTTTCGTGCACCGGAGCCAGCGGGCGGACCTTATTGTGGTGCCGCGCACTGGTTGCACACAGTGCGCAACTTAACTGCGGAGGCGTGAATACGTATTGCCTGTGCCAGTGCCAGTGCCAGAGCTGCTGTCGTCGAATAGAGAGACCCGTCGAGCAAGCCCAAAAAGAGTGGGAAAAAGCGCGGGATGTTGGGAAGGCGCGCTAGCTCAACGCTAAGCTAGCCGAGACCGATGAGATCTTTCCAATGCAGGCCCTCGATGCTGTTGATGGCTAGCAGGAACAGAGCGACAGCAACGCCTGGCCAGCACCTCTCGCAGGGTACTCGCCCGTATATAGGTGATGAGCATCAGTACTTGGCTGAGCAAGCAGCAATGTAACCCTCTCATTTGGCTACGACTGACCCTTGTTGCAAGATCTATGCACTAGCGGCCCGGTGGAGCGGGGTTAAAAGTGAATATCCAACTGGCAGCAGTCTCGAGCAAACACGACCCTAACCACTTCACCGGACCCCAGCTGGCCGACCGGACCCCATCATTTACCGCTTATATTGATTGAGCTTTTGCTACTACAACTCCAAACTGCACCTCAAAAACCGCTTAGAATCTATCTTTCCCGCGCACTCGAGCCGGCAACGAGTGGGAGGGGGGGGGCCTCACAAGGCAGGGGTAAGGGCGCCGCCGATGTGCCCTCCCCGAGGCGCAACGGCGACGTGCAAGACTGTCGACATTTGATGGAACTTGATTCGGAACTTGATGGGTCACTGGGGTCCGATCGGCTAGCTGGGGTCCGGGGAAGTGATGAGGAAACACGACAGACATGATCCCTTCTCTTCCGCCAACAGACTGGCCAGTGAGGCTGAAAATTCAAGCATAGACGACATACGCCTCATCGAGCAGGCGAAAGCGAGTGAGATGCGAACGCACAATACCATGATCCCAGGCAGGGCATCAAGATCGCGCGGTAGGCGCATCAATTCTCGAATCTGATTGATCACCAGGCGGACTCCGACACGCATCACACTGCACGAGGTTAACGATGCCTCGTGATTTTGCTGCGGGTCGCCACACTAGGCCGAACTTTCTCTGGCCGCCGCATCCACAAGTCGATGGCGCAGGTGCGCAAGTACTGGTTCACATCCTTTCAGGGAGCAAGTCATAACCACAACTGATTCCCACAACTAAGAGAAACCCCTTCCTGACGAGCGACTTCCACTTCTGCCCTAGGGCCCCTAAGATACAGTAGAAAATGACCGCGGCCGAGTCTTGTTTCACTGCTCCCGGGGCCTCCACCGTCTGGTAACTTCACAAACGAGCGCTGTCTCAAGGAAAATAATCAACCTCTATTCCAACTTCATGCAAAGACACCCCGAGTCTCGTCGCACGAACTTCCCCAGACCCCAGGTTTTATCTTGTTTCGCAATGATCGCAGCGAAGAACACCAGAATCCAGCCCGAGCAGCCTCACTGCTGGGCGCCCCCACGCCTTGGATGGACGTGGGATGTTTCGAAATAGCAACCTGATGAACCAACGCCATCAACATCATCAAGCACAGATCTCATCGGAAAGCACAGGTCACTACCAGTCCGAAATTCGCAAAAATCATCAACCTGGTAATCTCATGCTGCCGCATGTGGCGTCCACAAGGCTACGCGCTCTGCAACACCACTGCACAGAACGAACCAGGCTGGAGAGGTTGGCAGTGGCGCAGCGTCATCACCTGTCAAGGCATCCATCCTCCGGAGGGACATAGACTACCGAGCACCTGTAAGTGTGTAGGGAGCTACTGCATCTGACCTAAAGCCATCGCATTTAGGTACGTAAGGCGTGGGGATGCACAAACGAGAACCTATTTACCATCTTACCACTTGGGACAGGTTCTCCTCAATCTCACTCAGGTAAGCGAGTTGGATTCTCTGGATTCCTGGGAATTGCCCAAAGGACGCAGGACCCGGTACGTACTGTGGAACTCTTTCATTGGAAACAAAGGCATTCCGGCATGCCAACGCCCGCCCTGTGGATGCATATTTCGAGCTAATGTATGCAATATGTTTGTGCCTACGGTAATAAGGCCAGTCCGTATGCCAGGCACGCGATGCAGGTAAGCAAGTCTTGTCTATGAGGGGTTT
Above is a genomic segment from Fulvia fulva chromosome 3, complete sequence containing:
- a CDS encoding Zinc finger protein klf1, with protein sequence MIMSGVPGSKAMNKAAEQRPGSSNDGTVDDAEHEVDDVSENKPKKKRRIIKTTDKKYECPTKGCGKSYSRAEHLYRHQLNHTPKRHYNCDFPGCDRYFVRADLCARHRERHTAKGSHLQRKDAFMNSQRTAAANSDGTSPEFGLKASAAASIVSPVDSAHPRQQQSSSQAGTYLPPTAQQVQPYRPNGEQHHDQVPMPSLPPLQTEPGVGAQLNGAPYSAYQNRYPGSGQMMPPPTSPATTRRYSMDGQQERPVSMQNGYGQVQQQQQLPLHPPPMSSPAQGNQMYAQPSYPSTAGQPLVSAMNGGYTQLPSLPAFQLPQSYSGPGGPGPGTAMSPPAMSGASQYDIPPSSIGSMADFNNFDQFPSGYAMAVFGGDGFNHSPQPGMGDAHFIQQLFETGNFSMMEEPSPPGDQMVYQSQLPGAPLPKFEPPTVVDEQSSKPENWEENISPTINGMDLSMRECIVTEKKQARLIAMVRSFDDVERLPGRKCKEDILAGDTDDDNHPLSVNMLKTYITSYWLHTHQQMPIMHRPTFNPETCPDLLLLAMSCLGACCLERTHAAELIKNCAELAFFCAHHIRWEVFKDAEFRPTAKLWTFQTMLLLELFEKMYSTRDLHERAHIHHATTLTVMRRGSSLIGRAVIETPSGSGAAPAISGQDPTRTPPGPEGTVNTSGVNTPDAWWNRWITVEATKRVAFAAFIIDSTHATLFGHAAVMSPHDIRLQLPCDEALWSATSSAEVRRTEASLLANGIKPTMFMEGLKKCLAGQKVRTPNVFNRVILMAGLLNYCWQLSQRDESVKSLGVGTGNSKGWQSTLRAAFDHWRNDFDESLSSSTNDSNDYLPVSQSENKSRCHKDHRDNVFESNTCLHSLAHMAMHIAIVDCEMFAGAPRSLGREVTDADRAIVRRNMCERWAPSATARDAVFHALRFLCEVLLPQPEVDEEGNVKQNGMPPPLRFTYSARDDYLLNRPWILYYAVMIVWSYGYALDGPLTHSYNQLNTRESQILDMHHYLTRVGGVARPDDLESLRDRNSCLGLLILLRECFSQPRWELMHEAGDMLQRCIDHLLPQSGSNHSQVRA